Below is a window of Humulus lupulus chromosome 2, drHumLupu1.1, whole genome shotgun sequence DNA.
AGGATGAGAGTAGACTTCTAAGACAATAGGTTCCATTAGGGAACACTTCACTAGTTCTGCCACCTGCGGTGGTACTAGTTCCGGGACAGCCAGAAGTTCAGAATAGATGGGAGCCTTcttatgagtggttcaggaagcaacaccctcctactTTTGAGGGAGGGCCAAAACCACTACgagctgagtagtggatgagtatgatcacctccatctttGACTTTtggagggtggtaggtaatgagagagtggcctgtggcgcgtacatgttttgggaggatgcctgtATCTAGTGGGAGGTTGTATCTCAGATCTGGAACATGGCTGTATTAAGTTGGGATGAATTCTGGGATttgttcaatgaaaaatattacaatgatgcagTTCAAATTGCGAAGGCAAATGAGTTTACCAGATTTgttcagggcaatatgactgtgactgagtatgccctgaagtttgacaggttggccaagttttcttttgacttGGTGCCAACCGATGTTGCCAAGAGAGACAGGTTTGTTCGGGGATTGAACCCCATGATAGCACAAGATGTTAGGATCACCTCAACAGCTGTAGTTACTACATATGCTCATGTTTTttagaaggctcttactgctgagggcgCACAAGATAGGGTTTTGTGTGAGAGAATCACAAGACGTGATGCTAAGAGGATGATACCTCGATTTAATtaatctggtaggggcggaggccctagtgaccaaaagaggaagacccctgacacgtcTACTACTCCTGATCTTGACAGGAGGGGTCAGGTAACTCAGGGTGGATGCCAGGATGGCAACGAGGCCTGGAGAAGTTATCAAGTATGCGCCAGATGCATGAGACACCATTTGTGAGAATGTCGTGCTAAGGCATGCTTCCTTTGCGGGGAAGTGGGAAATTTTCAATGAGATTTCCCTAAACTGAAGAAAGAGGAACAAAAGAAAGGTGATAGTTTGACTTCAGCCCGAGTGGTCACACTGACCCAGTCAGCAGATCAGGCTAGTCCCTAAGTAatgacaggtcaaatttctagcATTGGCTCTACTTACACTGTATTGATTAATTCTTGTGTGGCACATTATTTTGTTTCTAGTATaatgattgatagactgtgtaggccatgtgatttCTATGTTGTGGGGTCTATGACCTTATTTCCTACTGGGaattagtagtttctaggagatggttTAGATCCTTGCCAGCAGAAGTGGAAAGTAAAGAGTTGTTAGTAGACCTGATTGAGTTagctatggaggattttgatatgattctgggcatggattggttagccaagtatggggaaaccataaATTGTAAAACGAGGATTGTGACCTTTGAGCCCGATGGAGAGGACCCATTTGTGCTTGTGGGCACTGTGAACGagcctcgcattcctatgatctCAACACTGAAGGCTAGACACCTATTCCAAGgaagttgcataggattcctagtgagCGTAGTGGATACCACCATGGAAGTGCCTACTAGTTCGGTAGAGatcagattggtatgtgagtttttaaatgtgtttccagaggatctaccagggttaccgccacatcgagagattgagtttgtcatagagttggcactagGGACAGAACTGGTATCCatagcaccatacagaatggctccggtagagttgaaggagttgaaggtaaaattacaagagttactggatttgggattcattagacccaacTTATCATCGTGGGGTGCActggtgttgtttgttaagaagaaaggtGGGACATCGAAAATGTGTAtcgactacagagagttgaacaagctgactatcaagaataagtacccactgccaATGATTGATGACCTGTTTGACCAATTGCAGAGTAGGACAGTATTCTCAAAATtgatcttcgatatggttatcaccagATGAGGATCAAAGTAGATGATATTCCGAAGATGACCTTTAGCACGAGATATGGatattatgagtttttggtcatgtcgtttagactgaccaatgccccaaaaacattcatggatctgatgaatagggtgttcaaatactacttggacaagtttgtgattgtcttcatcgacgacatcctggaCTGTATATCCTTTCACAagctttccaaccatataaagaaCTTCCAAATCTAACATCGAGGCCAAAAGTTATGGTCAAAATACAAAACCTGAAAAATTGTAACCAGAAAATGTATTTGAGCCACGACGCCTTCCCAAAAGGGTCGCAGCGCTACCGAAGTTAGAAAGCATTTCATAGCCTAAATGAAATGCATTTAGGCCACGACGCTCATCCACTTGAGCTGTGGCACCACTGCGAAAAATCCCAGAAATTTCTGCGATTTCTCAACCATTTCGACTGCAAACATCTCAAAACACTAGGGGGCTCAAAACTTTGCACCAAATCATTTTATATAGCACTACTAGATCATCTAGGTAGCATCTAAACATCAAATCCAAGTCTCAAATGAAGAATTGCAATTCTAGGGTTCTAAAATCCATTTCCCCCCAATTCTTAAATCCAACAAATTCAATAGTTTTTCAGTTTAAATCTAAGCCTCAAATACATTCCTAAAGATGATTCTATCATCAATACACTCATCTAGAAAAATAGGATCatcaaattatgaaaataaacCAAAACCCACAAATTTTCATCAAGAACACATGAAGAACAAAAGTATAAATTCACTTACCTTTCTCAGAGATTTGAATCCTAGATGATGGTGATGTGATTGGCAACAACATAACCCTTTAAGAATCTCGAATTTCCCTTGGTATCTTAGAGGAAATCAAGAGCTTGCTAAAGAGAATTCTAGAGAGAAtatgaggagaagaagaacaTATGCTAAAAATGAAAGGGGAAAGCTAATGGTCTTATTTTCTATCCATTcaccaaatgactaaaatgcccctcccATCTATTTACCCACTTAGTCATCATCAAGGGTAATTTGGCAATCATACCAAGATTACTCATTACCTCAAATAATAATTCATACTCGACCCAAGTCGAATGTTTCCCTTTGTGACATTCCGCTATTATTGCTTGAAAGAATCCACTAttgtcaaaaataaataaaatgcataaaacatataaatcacataaatgCCCGTTCTCACAACTGACGGgtcttaacatatatataattcatataaCCATTCACATATGAAATCACATAGTTCACAAAATGACCAATAGACCCTTGGTCAGCCCAATTCACCTTTCTTTAAGAAAGcagatattacaactatccccccttaaaagaatttcgtcctcaaaatttacatgAACAATTCTGGATAGTTCTGTCTCATGTCCGACCCCAATTCTCAAGTCACTTCTTCCACCGCAGTGTTCTTCCATAGAATCTTAACCAATGGAATTTTCTTGTTTCTCAACACCTTGTCCTTCTTATCCAATATCTGTACTGACTTTTCCTTTTATGAAAGATCTTTCTATAAAGTTAAGGTCTCATAGCTAAGCACATGAGACGAATGTGACATATATTTTCTCAACACACATAcgtgaaatacattgtgcactCTTGATAGTGTTGGTGGCAATGATAACCGATAAGCCACTTGCCCAATTCTTTCTAGAATCTCAAACAGGCCTACAAATTTGGGaattaacttccctttctttccaaatcttCTAACTCCTTTCATtggtgatactctaaggaagatGTATTCACCAATTGAAAACTCTATATCCTTTCTCTTGGGATTTGCATAGCTTTTGTGTCGATCTTGAGATGTAATCCTCTGTGCTCTAATCCGAGCAATAACTTCATTTGCTTCCTGAACTGATTCAGGGACAAGAAACATactttctcccatctcatcccaatgtattaGCGATCTACACTTGcgaccatataacatctcatacggtgctactccaatagtcgcctgataactgttgttgtaggagagctcgatcaatgggagatacttactccactatcCACTAAAATCTAagacacatgctctcagcatatcTTTTAGAATTTGAATCATTCTTTCGCTCTCTCCGTCTGTCTGTGAATGAAGAGCATTACTAAATTTTAATTTGGTACCCATATTCCCCAAAACTTCACTTACAAGTTGGGTCTCTGTTCGACACTATAGACTTTTGTACCCCCATGAAGTCTAACCATTTCTTGTACATACAATTGGGCATACTGGTCAGCTATATACATTGTTCTAACAGGTAGAAAGGGCACTGACTTTGTGTATCTATCTGCAATCACCCAATTTGAATCATGTTGTTTTGTGTCGTCGACAATCCCACCAtaaaatccattgctatatcttcccatttccattttggaatggACAATTATTGTAACAACCTGGCCAATCGTTGATGTTTTGTCTTCATTTGCTAACAAGAAAACACATCTAGCCACAAAGTCTTTAAATCCTGATACATTTTGGACGTACCTGGGTACAGCGAGTAAGGTTTGGTGTAAGCTTCCTCAAGAATCTCCTTCTTCAGCTCTTCATTAGCAGGATGCAGAACCTATTATGGTATCTTAGTATACCGTTCTCAGGAATAAAAAATTGAGCATTGTTCCCGTTATGAACCTCTTGTTTGTGTTTCAACAACTGTGGATCATCATCTTGTTGTTCTTTAATCCTTTCCAAAAGTGTGTATTGTAAAGTTATATTGGCCAATTAGCCATTTATTAACTCTATACGAGTCCACTTTATTTCCTCCATTGACATGGGTGTAACCTGTCTCAATTCAGACACTTTTCTAGGACCTCGGCGACTCaaggcatctgccactacattcaCCATCTCCGGATGATACAAGATATCATAGTcagtcttttaccaactctaatcagcgtctttgtctcatattaaaATATTTCCTGCATAAAGTAGTACTTGAGACTCTTATGATCCGTATAGATCTCGTATCTCTCACCATAaaggtagtgcctccaaatcttcaaGGAAAACACCACCGCCACCAACTCCAAGTCACGAGTGGGATATCATTTTTCATAATCCTTTAGCTATCGAGATGCATATGCTATTACCTACCCATCTTGCATCAGGACGCATCctaatcccatttttgatgcatcacaattgtaacaccctagatagccaggaccgatacactgtgtgtttattaagtgccagacttgctagtcaagtcatttaaataaaatcgtgataCTAAAATTGTAAAGGAGCTAGGGCtaaaaacgttttggtctcaaaagttacattttcattgCTAAACATTGTTtgcttacacgggatcccaaaaataccagTTTAAAGGCTATTTACAacagttacaaagtttaaattcattaaccagccatactaaggcaaaacgagcagttaggtaaaccctgtcctgactcactcctcgaccatggtgatcgaacagctggctatgtacatatcacctcggagctctccacctcaggcttggtccagcttgcccttgcctttacctgcaccacgtagcacccatgagccaaggcccaacaagaaaacacaacaacgaCAGAGCATAAACTACTAACAGATAAGTCAATTACTCATATTATatcacataaactcagatatatcaCCATTCGGTATAATCAAGTATTTCACATACTAGGCATTTTAGTACATAGCACACAagtcacaaacgataaccagggctagcgctcacaggctgctccctctgttatcctgttGTTTCTGGCTCctagtggccaattcgcgccccgtgcgctaaaatcatgtacggtacccttagaccgcttttacatgtcccttgGCGTAATACCAACTTTGACATGATGTAACTCTCGGGAGCACCTAGTCCCATTACAATCATAaatccgggtgcagttttcttacctttgaattcactggttttcgatgccacgaagccgcgagcacggtcctctacctcgagcctctccaaagtcctaatcacaacacaaataaaatattctttgtcactaatcaatccaaggctacctccccggaaccaaacccacactctcggaacccccaaaatcctaaaacaatacaccgaagacatcccccgaaccctcggagcaaaggcctaaaattggaAAAAttcatgtcctgaaattggccttgagccgcggcgcagccctggtgcgctgcggcgcccagcaagtcagaggccCAATTTCGCCCAAaggcagccttgcgccgcggcgcgccttcgcgagcccagaattctgggttttctttcgCGTTTTTCTCGAACccaactcactccaaatcaccccaaactccttcCTAAGTctcaaaaccaactctaaatcccTAATAGACCTCACATCAACCTAGAAACAACATGCTCAAGCTCATTCACACAAttattcccaaaattcactcttgagtttcatgcttagtaactcaaaccagaaaattaaaaacaacttgaacccaaacccaaaccacacTCCAAATCCCCTAATCCTTAACAAAGATAAGCTTAGCAATTActcagaaaccttaccttgaatggtgagtccaacctctagcttcaaacctcctttccctttgattacccaattctgaattcatacaaaaccagccaccaacttgcttcaattcacATTCATCATCTAAAaattcagacttgaaacttaaacatgttctagctaaatccttacctctgagttttcttggcctaagcttggttgataacttcaaacaccccttgattctccttccaagagtttAAAATTCTGCTTCCCCTTTCTATCTCCCTTTTGGTCTAATTCTAGGTCTCCACAATTCAACATAAACCTATTTTCCCAAGTGTTATACGTACTTGTGTTTTTCTTCAGCTCAAACTCACCTATACACaaccaaaagaccaatttaaccctccattaatatcccttactaactagacctcaagggcttacttgtccttttcctagctttacaattctaccactttcccaataaaacttgttactctctaaggttactaacagccacacaagttaccaaatcaccag
It encodes the following:
- the LOC133815093 gene encoding uncharacterized protein LOC133815093, coding for MGESMFLVPESVQEANEVIARIRAQRITSQDRHKSYANPKRKDIEFSIGEYIFLRVSPMKGVRRFGKKGKLIPKFVGLFEILERIGQVAYRLSLPPTLSRVHNVFHEKSVQILDKKDKVLRNKKIPLVKILWKNTAVEEVT